Proteins encoded together in one Bacteroides ovatus window:
- a CDS encoding glycoside hydrolase family 43 protein encodes MKKLRNTLAAISLLFLASCGGNKDYYMFTSFHEPADEGLRYLYSEDGIHWDSIPGVWLKPELGQHQLMRDPSMVRTPDGTYHLVWTTSWKGDLGFGYAHSKDLIHWSEQQMIPVMADEPTTINVWAPEIFYDDENDQFMVVWASCVPGRFEKGIEEENNNHRLYYITTKDFKTVSKAKLLYDPGFSTIDAVIVKRAKNDYVMVLKDNTRPERNLKIAFSDSMTGPYSPASQPFTESFVEGPSVEKVGDDYLIYFDVYKKKIYGAMRTKDFRNFTDVTEEVSIPVGHKHGTIFTAPESVVKALLEEKK; translated from the coding sequence ATGAAAAAGTTAAGAAATACATTAGCCGCAATAAGTCTTCTGTTTCTGGCTTCTTGTGGGGGGAACAAAGACTACTACATGTTCACTTCGTTTCATGAACCGGCTGATGAGGGGTTGAGATACTTATACAGTGAGGACGGAATTCACTGGGACAGTATTCCGGGAGTTTGGCTAAAGCCGGAACTGGGACAGCACCAGCTTATGCGGGACCCCTCGATGGTACGTACTCCGGATGGTACCTACCATTTGGTTTGGACTACAAGTTGGAAAGGTGATTTAGGATTTGGCTATGCACATTCCAAGGATCTGATTCATTGGTCGGAACAACAGATGATTCCTGTAATGGCAGACGAACCGACTACCATTAATGTATGGGCTCCGGAAATTTTCTATGACGACGAGAATGATCAGTTTATGGTAGTATGGGCTTCCTGTGTCCCCGGGCGTTTCGAAAAGGGAATAGAAGAAGAGAATAATAATCATCGTTTATACTATATCACTACAAAAGATTTTAAAACCGTTTCGAAAGCAAAACTTTTGTATGATCCAGGATTCAGTACCATTGATGCCGTTATCGTGAAACGGGCAAAGAATGACTATGTAATGGTACTCAAGGATAACACCCGTCCGGAACGTAATCTGAAAATCGCTTTTTCCGATTCTATGACCGGTCCTTATTCGCCCGCATCCCAGCCTTTCACAGAATCCTTTGTAGAAGGACCGTCTGTAGAGAAAGTGGGAGACGATTATCTAATCTACTTTGATGTATATAAGAAAAAAATATATGGCGCTATGCGTACGAAGGATTTCCGGAACTTTACAGATGTAACAGAAGAGGTAAGCATCCCTGTAGGGCATAAGCATGGGACCATATTTACGGCTCCGGAATCAGTCGTAAAAGCATTACTCGAAGAAAAGAAATAA
- a CDS encoding DUF3826 domain-containing protein yields the protein MKRILFTMLLAASLSAEAQTQTYETEFARPLNEVLTDIQNRFGVRLKYDIDTVGKVLSYADFRIRPYSVEESLTNVLAPFDYKFVKQKGNMYKLKAYEYPRRTDADGEKMLAYLNTLYTDQQSFQLRADSLKKEVRQRLGIDTLLAQCVKTKPILSKIRKFDGYTVQNFALETLPGLYICGSIYTPQSKGKHALIICPNGHFGGGRYREDQQQRMGTLARMGAVCVDYDLFGWGESALQVGSAAHRSSAAHTIQAMNGLLILDYMLASRKDIDTSRIGTNGGSGGGTHTVLLSVLDDRFTASAPVVSLASHFDGGCPCESGMPIQLSAGGTCNAELAATFAPRPQLIVSDGGDWTASVPTLEFPYLQRIYGFYQAKDKVTNVHLPKEKHDFGPNKRNAVYDFFAEVFKLDKKMLDESKVTIEPESAMYSFGEKGALLPEGAIRSFDKVAAYFDKKAFANLKSDASLEKKAIDWVASLELNDDKKAGFAVTAIYNHLRKVRDWHNEHPYTTIPEGINPLTGKPLSKLDREMIADSAMPKEVHERLMKDLRRVLTEEQIEQILDKYTVGKVAFTLKGYQAIVPNMTEEETAFVLEQLKLAREQAIDYKNMKQISAIFEIYKTKCEQYFNEHGRNWRQMFKDYVNKRNAEKKAQGKK from the coding sequence ATGAAACGAATCCTTTTTACTATGCTTCTTGCCGCATCTCTTTCGGCCGAAGCCCAGACGCAAACATACGAGACGGAATTTGCCCGTCCCTTGAATGAAGTACTGACGGATATACAGAACCGTTTCGGAGTCCGTTTGAAATATGACATTGATACGGTGGGAAAAGTGCTGTCTTATGCCGATTTCCGTATTCGTCCTTATTCCGTGGAAGAATCCTTGACGAATGTATTGGCACCTTTCGATTATAAATTTGTTAAGCAGAAAGGAAATATGTATAAGCTGAAAGCATACGAGTATCCACGTCGTACAGATGCAGACGGAGAGAAGATGCTGGCTTATCTGAATACACTCTATACAGACCAACAGTCCTTTCAACTTCGTGCCGATTCTCTGAAAAAAGAGGTACGTCAGCGTTTAGGTATTGATACTTTGTTGGCTCAATGTGTCAAAACCAAACCTATTCTTTCAAAGATACGTAAGTTTGATGGCTATACCGTGCAGAATTTCGCACTTGAAACACTTCCCGGATTATACATTTGCGGTTCTATCTATACGCCCCAATCGAAAGGAAAACATGCGTTGATAATCTGCCCTAACGGACATTTTGGTGGCGGACGTTATCGGGAAGACCAACAACAACGTATGGGAACTTTAGCACGCATGGGAGCTGTTTGTGTAGACTATGATTTGTTCGGATGGGGAGAGTCGGCTTTGCAAGTGGGCAGTGCGGCACACCGTAGTAGTGCGGCGCACACTATTCAGGCAATGAACGGCTTACTGATTCTTGACTACATGCTTGCTTCCCGTAAGGACATTGATACCAGCCGTATCGGTACGAATGGCGGTTCGGGTGGAGGTACCCATACTGTATTGTTGAGCGTATTAGATGATCGTTTCACCGCTTCAGCTCCGGTAGTGAGCCTAGCTTCTCACTTCGACGGTGGCTGTCCCTGCGAAAGCGGAATGCCTATTCAACTATCTGCAGGAGGAACCTGTAATGCGGAATTAGCCGCTACTTTTGCTCCTCGTCCACAACTGATCGTATCGGATGGCGGCGACTGGACGGCCAGTGTTCCTACTCTTGAATTTCCTTATCTGCAACGAATCTACGGATTCTACCAGGCAAAAGATAAAGTAACGAATGTACATCTTCCCAAAGAGAAACATGACTTTGGCCCGAATAAGCGGAATGCTGTTTATGACTTCTTCGCAGAAGTATTCAAATTGGATAAAAAGATGTTGGATGAAAGCAAGGTCACCATTGAACCGGAATCCGCTATGTATAGTTTTGGTGAAAAAGGAGCTTTGCTTCCTGAAGGCGCCATCCGTTCTTTTGACAAGGTAGCTGCTTATTTTGACAAGAAGGCTTTTGCTAATTTAAAATCAGATGCTTCTCTCGAAAAGAAAGCCATTGACTGGGTAGCTTCTTTAGAGTTGAACGATGATAAAAAAGCAGGTTTTGCAGTAACTGCCATTTATAATCATCTTCGTAAAGTGCGTGACTGGCACAATGAGCACCCTTATACAACAATCCCCGAGGGTATCAATCCTCTGACAGGCAAACCGCTTTCCAAGCTCGACCGTGAAATGATTGCAGATTCTGCTATGCCGAAAGAAGTGCATGAAAGGCTAATGAAAGATCTGCGCAGAGTATTGACGGAAGAACAGATTGAACAAATCCTGGATAAATACACGGTAGGTAAAGTTGCTTTTACCTTGAAAGGTTATCAGGCCATTGTACCCAATATGACGGAAGAGGAAACGGCTTTCGTTCTGGAACAGTTGAAATTGGCTCGTGAACAGGCTATTGACTACAAGAATATGAAGCAGATTTCTGCTATCTTCGAAATTTATAAAACCAAATGCGAACAGTATTTCAATGAGCATGGTCGCAACTGGCGGCAGATGTTCAAAGATTACGTGAATAAGCGAAACGCAGAAAAGAAGGCTCAAGGAAAGAAATAA
- a CDS encoding MGH1-like glycoside hydrolase domain-containing protein, translating into MNNSAKILVVLAAGWLTTTAFAQDRIHYTGKELSNPACHDGQLSPVVGVHNIQLVRANREHPDASNGNGWTYNHQPMLAYWNGQFFYQYLADPSDEHVPPSQTFLMTSKDGYRWTNPEIVFPPYQVPDGYTKESRPGVQAKDLIAIMHQRVGFYVSKSGKLITMGNYGVALDKKDDPNDGNGIGRVVREIKKDGSYGPIYFIYYNHGFNEKNTDYPYFKKSKDREFVKACQEILDNPLYMMQWVEEADREDPILPLKKGYKAFNCYTLPDGRIASLWKHALTSISEDGGHTWAEPVLRAKGFVNSNAKIWGQRLSDGTYATVYNPSEFRWPLAISLSKDGLEYTTLNLVHGEITPMRYGGNYKSYGPQYPRGIQEGNGVPADGDLWVSYSVNKEDMWISRIPVPVEINASAHADDDFSKNKSIAELTDWNIYSPVWAPVSLEDQWLKLQDKDPFDYAKVERKIPASKELKVSFDLKAGQNNKGTLHIEFLDENGIACSRMELTDDGIFRLKGGSRFANMMKYEAGKIYHVEAVLSTVDRNIQVYVDGKRVGLRMFYAPVAAVERIVFRTGVPRTFPTVDTPADQTYDLPNAGAQDPLAEYGIANVKTSSTDKDASSAFLKYADFSHYADYFNGMEDENIVQAIPNAKASEWMEENIPLFECPQHNFEEMYYYRWWSLRKHIKETPVGYGMTEFLVQRSYSDKYNLIACAIGHHIYESRWLRDPKYLDQIIHTWYRGNDGGPMKKMDKFSSWNADAVLARYMVDGDKDYLLDMKKDLETEYQRWERTNRLKNGLYWQGDVQDGMEESISGGRRKKYARPTINSYMYGNAKALSCIGILSGDEGMAMKYGMRADTLKNLVENELWNTRHQFFETMRTDSSANVREAIGYIPWYFNLPDTTQKYEIAWKEIMDEKGFSAPYGLTTAERRHPEFRTRGVGKCEWDGAIWPFASAQTLTAMANFMNNYPQTVLSDSVYFRQMELYVESQYHRGRPYIGEYLDEVTGYWLKGDQERSRYYNHSTFNDLIITGLIGLRPRLDNTIEVNPLIPADKWDWFCLDNVLYHGHNLTILWDKNGDRYHCGKGLRIFVDGKEVGQANTLTKIVCENALK; encoded by the coding sequence ATGAACAACTCTGCTAAAATTCTTGTTGTACTGGCTGCCGGTTGGTTGACTACTACAGCCTTTGCACAAGATAGAATTCATTATACAGGAAAAGAATTATCGAATCCTGCTTGTCACGACGGACAACTGTCTCCGGTAGTCGGAGTACATAACATTCAGTTGGTACGTGCCAATCGTGAACATCCCGATGCTTCGAACGGCAATGGATGGACGTATAATCATCAGCCGATGCTGGCTTATTGGAATGGACAGTTTTTCTATCAATACCTGGCAGATCCTTCTGACGAACACGTACCGCCTTCACAGACTTTTCTGATGACATCGAAGGATGGATATCGCTGGACAAATCCGGAAATTGTGTTTCCTCCTTATCAAGTTCCCGATGGATACACCAAAGAGTCTCGTCCGGGTGTGCAGGCCAAAGATCTGATTGCCATTATGCACCAGCGTGTCGGATTCTATGTTTCTAAATCCGGCAAGCTGATTACAATGGGAAATTATGGAGTTGCTTTGGATAAAAAAGATGATCCCAATGATGGAAACGGTATTGGCCGGGTGGTTCGTGAAATAAAGAAAGACGGTTCTTACGGACCGATCTATTTCATTTATTATAATCATGGATTTAATGAAAAGAATACTGATTATCCGTATTTTAAGAAAAGCAAGGATCGTGAGTTTGTGAAGGCTTGCCAGGAAATTCTTGACAATCCGCTGTATATGATGCAGTGGGTGGAAGAAGCCGACCGTGAAGATCCTATTCTCCCGCTGAAGAAAGGATACAAAGCATTCAATTGTTATACATTGCCGGATGGACGTATTGCCAGTCTTTGGAAACATGCGCTTACCTCTATCAGTGAGGATGGCGGACATACTTGGGCAGAGCCTGTGCTTCGTGCAAAAGGTTTCGTCAATAGCAATGCGAAAATTTGGGGGCAGCGTTTAAGTGATGGTACATACGCCACTGTATATAATCCGTCGGAATTTCGTTGGCCGCTGGCTATATCTTTGAGTAAAGATGGATTGGAATATACAACATTGAATCTGGTGCATGGTGAAATCACTCCCATGCGTTATGGAGGAAATTATAAATCATACGGTCCTCAATATCCACGTGGTATTCAGGAAGGCAATGGGGTACCTGCCGATGGTGATTTGTGGGTTTCTTACAGTGTGAACAAGGAAGATATGTGGATTTCCCGTATTCCTGTCCCGGTGGAAATAAATGCTTCAGCACATGCGGATGATGATTTCTCTAAAAATAAATCAATTGCGGAACTGACTGACTGGAATATTTATTCTCCGGTTTGGGCCCCTGTTTCTTTGGAGGATCAATGGTTGAAGTTGCAGGATAAAGATCCGTTTGATTATGCCAAAGTGGAACGTAAAATTCCGGCCTCTAAAGAATTAAAAGTATCATTTGATTTGAAAGCCGGCCAGAATAATAAAGGTACACTCCACATTGAATTTCTGGATGAGAATGGAATAGCTTGTTCCCGTATGGAACTTACTGATGATGGCATTTTCCGATTGAAAGGCGGCTCCCGGTTTGCAAATATGATGAAATATGAAGCAGGAAAGATTTATCATGTAGAAGCAGTCCTTTCTACTGTTGATCGTAATATTCAAGTGTATGTAGATGGCAAGAGAGTAGGGTTGCGTATGTTCTATGCGCCCGTGGCTGCTGTGGAGCGAATCGTATTCCGTACTGGCGTACCTCGTACATTCCCGACTGTAGATACTCCTGCCGACCAGACTTATGATCTGCCGAATGCAGGTGCGCAAGATCCATTGGCTGAATATGGCATTGCCAATGTAAAAACATCTTCTACAGATAAAGATGCGTCTTCTGCTTTTTTAAAGTATGCTGACTTCAGTCATTATGCAGACTATTTCAACGGTATGGAAGACGAAAATATTGTTCAGGCAATTCCCAATGCAAAGGCTTCGGAATGGATGGAGGAAAATATTCCTTTGTTCGAGTGTCCGCAACATAACTTTGAAGAAATGTATTATTATCGTTGGTGGTCATTGCGTAAGCATATCAAAGAGACTCCTGTTGGCTATGGCATGACCGAGTTTCTCGTTCAGCGTTCTTATTCAGATAAATATAATTTGATTGCCTGTGCAATTGGACATCACATTTATGAAAGCCGTTGGTTGCGTGATCCGAAATATTTGGATCAGATTATTCATACATGGTATCGTGGCAATGATGGCGGTCCGATGAAGAAAATGGATAAGTTCAGCTCATGGAACGCAGATGCTGTTTTGGCTCGTTACATGGTAGATGGTGATAAGGACTATCTGCTGGATATGAAGAAAGATCTGGAAACCGAATACCAGCGTTGGGAACGTACGAACCGTTTGAAGAACGGATTGTATTGGCAGGGTGACGTACAGGATGGTATGGAAGAATCAATCAGTGGCGGACGGAGGAAGAAATATGCCCGGCCGACAATCAATAGTTATATGTATGGCAATGCTAAAGCACTTTCATGTATAGGAATTCTTTCCGGTGATGAGGGGATGGCTATGAAATATGGCATGAGAGCAGATACTTTGAAAAATCTGGTAGAAAATGAATTGTGGAATACACGTCATCAGTTTTTTGAGACGATGCGTACGGACTCTTCCGCGAATGTGCGTGAAGCAATCGGATATATTCCTTGGTATTTCAACCTGCCGGATACCACCCAAAAGTATGAAATTGCCTGGAAAGAAATTATGGATGAAAAAGGCTTCTCTGCTCCTTATGGATTGACAACTGCAGAACGTCGTCATCCGGAGTTCCGTACACGTGGAGTAGGCAAATGTGAATGGGACGGTGCTATCTGGCCGTTTGCTTCCGCACAGACATTGACAGCAATGGCTAACTTTATGAATAATTATCCGCAGACTGTATTGTCTGACAGTGTATATTTCCGTCAGATGGAATTGTATGTGGAATCACAGTATCATCGTGGTCGTCCCTATATTGGTGAATATTTGGATGAGGTGACCGGTTATTGGCTGAAAGGAGATCAGGAACGTAGCCGTTATTATAACCATTCCACTTTCAACGACCTGATAATTACAGGATTGATCGGGCTTCGTCCGCGTTTGGATAATACGATTGAAGTGAACCCCTTAATTCCTGCCGACAAGTGGGATTGGTTCTGCCTGGATAATGTATTATATCATGGTCATAATCTGACGATTCTTTGGGATAAGAATGGTGATCGCTATCATTGCGGAAAAGGATTGCGCATTTTTGTAGATGGTAAGGAAGTAGGGCAGGCGAATACATTGACAAAAATCGTTTGTGAAAATGCACTTAAATGA
- a CDS encoding glycoside hydrolase family 28 protein codes for MNLRTTLFVFLCFCATTVLRAERVDMLKAGAKANGKTLNTKLINSTIDRLNRGGGGTLFFPAGTYLTGSIHLKSNITLELEAGATLLFSDNFDDYLPFVEVRHEGVMMKSFQPLIYAVDAENITIKGEGTLDGQGKKWWMEFFRVMIDLKDNGMRDVNKYQSMWDAANDTTAIYAETNKDYVNTLQRRFFRPPFIQPVRCKKVKIEGVKIINSPFWTVNPEFCDNVTIKGITIDNAPSPNTDGVNPESCRNVHISDCHISVGDDCITIKSGRDAQARRLGVPCENITITNCTMLSGHGGVVIGSEMSGSVRKVTISNCVFDGTDRGIRIKSTRGRGGVVEDIRVSNVVMSNIKQEAVVLNLKYSKMPVEPKSERTPIFRNVHISGMTVTNVKTPIKIVGLEEAPISDIVLRDIHIQEGKQKCIFENCERITMDDVIVNGEVIKSTTNTTD; via the coding sequence ATGAATTTACGAACAACTCTTTTTGTCTTTCTTTGCTTCTGTGCAACCACAGTTCTTCGTGCCGAGCGTGTAGATATGCTGAAGGCCGGTGCAAAAGCAAATGGCAAGACTCTTAATACAAAGCTAATCAATTCAACGATTGACCGTCTGAACCGTGGCGGCGGAGGTACTCTTTTCTTTCCTGCCGGAACTTACCTGACGGGGAGTATCCATCTGAAAAGTAATATTACACTGGAGTTGGAAGCCGGAGCTACCTTGCTCTTTTCCGATAACTTTGATGACTATCTTCCTTTTGTCGAGGTTCGTCATGAAGGAGTGATGATGAAAAGTTTCCAGCCTTTGATTTATGCGGTAGATGCCGAGAATATTACGATCAAAGGAGAAGGAACTTTGGACGGACAAGGAAAGAAATGGTGGATGGAGTTCTTTCGTGTCATGATTGATTTGAAAGACAATGGCATGCGTGATGTGAATAAATATCAGTCCATGTGGGATGCAGCAAATGATACGACAGCAATTTATGCTGAAACGAACAAGGATTATGTAAATACATTGCAACGTCGCTTTTTCCGTCCTCCGTTCATTCAGCCCGTTCGTTGTAAGAAAGTAAAGATTGAAGGAGTGAAAATCATAAATTCTCCCTTCTGGACGGTCAATCCGGAGTTTTGCGACAATGTAACTATAAAGGGGATCACCATAGATAATGCGCCCTCACCAAATACGGACGGAGTGAATCCGGAATCCTGCCGCAACGTACATATCAGCGACTGCCATATATCAGTAGGAGACGATTGCATCACAATCAAGTCGGGAAGAGATGCGCAGGCCCGTCGTTTGGGAGTACCTTGCGAGAATATCACTATCACCAACTGCACCATGCTTTCCGGTCACGGAGGCGTTGTTATCGGCAGCGAGATGAGTGGGAGTGTGCGTAAAGTTACTATTTCTAATTGCGTGTTTGACGGAACAGATCGTGGAATCCGTATTAAGTCGACCCGTGGAAGGGGAGGAGTCGTTGAAGATATTCGTGTCAGCAACGTCGTAATGAGCAACATTAAACAGGAAGCTGTCGTATTGAATTTGAAATACAGTAAAATGCCTGTCGAACCTAAGAGTGAACGCACTCCGATATTCCGTAACGTACATATCAGCGGAATGACTGTGACAAACGTAAAGACTCCGATCAAAATAGTGGGCTTGGAAGAAGCGCCGATATCTGACATCGTTTTGCGTGATATTCACATTCAAGAAGGGAAACAGAAATGTATCTTCGAAAATTGTGAACGTATCACGATGGATGACGTAATCGTCAATGGTGAAGTAATTAAAAGCACCACAAATACTACAGATTAA
- a CDS encoding glycoside hydrolase family 78 protein has protein sequence MKFKKILLSLLICLSCFVQAKNITISRLTCEMQEGLVVVEGSPRLGWVMESPENGTRQSAYEIDIREAFTGRSVWNSGKVYSSQSQLVSTKGADIRPDNSFNYSWRVRVWDETDTPSEWSSEAKFRAVPERLSSGQWIGAITRQNAHLPEGRKFHGGELKKPEVKAAWEAVDTLAKKSICLRRTFQVGDAKEGGANRKPGKKIVEATAYVCGLGFYEFSLNGKKVGNSEFAPLWSDYDKTVYYNTYDVTEQLRRGENVVGILLGNGFYNVQGGRYRKLQISFGPPTLLFELVINYEDGTCTTVHSDNNWKYDFSPVTFNCIYGGEDYDARREQKGWNQIGFDDSHWRPVVIQEAPKGILRPQMAAPVKIMERYDIQKVTKLNADQVASASVSTKRTVDLSAFVLDMGQNLAGFPEITVRGKRGQKVTLIVAEALTEEGACNQRQTGRQHYYEYTLKGEGDETWHPRFSYYGFRYIQVEGAVLKGQKNPQKLPVLKNIQSCFVYNSARKVSTFESSNRIFNAAHRLIEKAVRSNMQSVFTDCPHREKLGWLEQVHLNGPGLLYNYDLTAYAPQIMQNMADAQHSNGAMPTTAPEYVIFEGPGMDAFAESPEWGGSLVIFPFMYYETYGDDSLIKKYYPNMRRYVDYLKTRADKGILSFGLGDWYDYGDFRAGFSRNTPVPLVATAHYYMTVMYLVQAAKMVGNDFDIHYYTSLAQDIMVAFNKCFLHKDTAQYGTGSQCSNALPLFLQMTQDADEQGNYRPDADLNEKVFANLIKDVEAHGNRLTTGDVGNRYLIQTLARNGEHELIYKMFNHEEAPGYGFQLKFGATTLTEQWDPRQGSSWNHFMMGQIDEWFFNSLVGIRPSTTPKQGYQKFIIAPQPVGDLKYVKASYETLYGTINVDWTCENGTFTLNVSVPVNTTAVVYLPGGKEPKEIQSGTYQLVCAK, from the coding sequence ATGAAATTCAAAAAGATTCTTCTTTCATTGCTAATTTGTTTGTCTTGTTTTGTACAGGCGAAGAATATAACCATCAGTCGTCTTACCTGTGAGATGCAGGAGGGACTGGTAGTGGTCGAAGGTTCACCCCGTTTGGGCTGGGTGATGGAATCGCCGGAAAATGGGACACGACAATCTGCCTATGAGATTGATATTCGGGAAGCTTTTACAGGGCGTTCCGTTTGGAATAGTGGGAAGGTTTATTCTTCGCAGAGCCAGTTAGTTTCTACAAAGGGGGCAGATATACGTCCTGATAACTCATTTAATTATAGTTGGCGCGTTCGTGTTTGGGATGAAACAGATACACCTTCCGAGTGGAGCAGTGAAGCGAAATTCCGGGCAGTACCCGAAAGATTATCTTCGGGGCAGTGGATTGGAGCTATTACCCGACAAAATGCTCATTTACCGGAAGGGCGTAAGTTCCACGGTGGAGAGCTGAAGAAACCGGAAGTGAAAGCTGCTTGGGAAGCAGTGGACACTTTGGCAAAGAAAAGTATTTGTTTGAGAAGAACATTCCAGGTAGGAGATGCGAAAGAAGGGGGTGCAAACCGTAAACCGGGCAAGAAAATAGTGGAGGCAACGGCATACGTTTGTGGTCTGGGATTCTATGAGTTTTCTTTGAATGGCAAAAAGGTGGGTAACAGTGAGTTTGCCCCATTGTGGAGTGATTATGATAAAACTGTTTACTATAACACATACGATGTGACGGAACAATTGCGGCGTGGTGAAAATGTCGTAGGAATCTTATTGGGGAATGGATTCTATAATGTGCAGGGGGGGCGTTATCGCAAATTACAGATCAGCTTTGGTCCTCCCACACTTTTATTTGAGCTGGTTATTAACTACGAAGATGGAACATGTACGACGGTTCATTCCGATAATAATTGGAAATATGATTTTAGTCCGGTAACCTTCAATTGCATATATGGAGGAGAAGATTATGATGCGCGTCGTGAACAGAAAGGATGGAATCAGATTGGCTTTGATGACAGTCATTGGCGTCCGGTAGTCATACAGGAAGCTCCTAAAGGAATACTTCGTCCACAGATGGCGGCTCCGGTGAAAATCATGGAACGGTATGATATTCAAAAGGTAACCAAACTAAATGCGGACCAAGTTGCATCAGCTTCTGTATCAACTAAGAGAACAGTCGATCTTTCTGCTTTTGTGTTGGATATGGGACAGAATTTGGCTGGCTTTCCGGAAATAACAGTACGTGGCAAACGTGGTCAGAAAGTAACTTTGATTGTAGCCGAAGCATTGACAGAGGAAGGTGCTTGCAATCAGCGTCAGACAGGGCGTCAACACTATTACGAATACACTCTGAAAGGGGAAGGCGATGAAACCTGGCACCCTCGTTTCTCTTATTATGGTTTTAGATATATTCAGGTAGAGGGGGCTGTCTTAAAAGGACAGAAGAATCCGCAGAAATTGCCTGTATTAAAGAATATTCAATCCTGTTTCGTCTATAATTCAGCCAGGAAAGTTTCCACTTTCGAATCATCCAACCGGATATTTAATGCTGCCCATCGATTGATCGAGAAAGCGGTTCGCAGCAATATGCAGTCTGTGTTTACGGATTGTCCGCATCGTGAGAAACTTGGGTGGCTGGAACAGGTACATCTGAATGGTCCGGGTTTGTTGTATAACTATGATTTGACAGCATACGCTCCGCAGATTATGCAGAATATGGCAGATGCACAACATTCCAACGGGGCCATGCCGACAACTGCTCCGGAATACGTGATTTTTGAAGGTCCGGGTATGGATGCTTTTGCCGAATCTCCGGAGTGGGGTGGTTCTTTGGTTATTTTCCCTTTTATGTACTATGAGACTTATGGAGACGATTCATTGATTAAGAAATATTATCCGAATATGCGTCGTTACGTGGATTATCTCAAGACTCGTGCAGATAAAGGTATTCTTTCTTTCGGATTGGGAGACTGGTATGATTACGGAGATTTTCGTGCGGGATTCTCACGGAATACGCCCGTTCCTTTGGTGGCTACTGCGCATTATTACATGACAGTCATGTATTTGGTACAAGCTGCGAAAATGGTAGGTAATGACTTTGACATTCATTATTACACTTCGTTGGCACAGGATATAATGGTTGCATTTAATAAATGTTTTCTTCATAAAGATACGGCACAATATGGTACAGGAAGCCAATGTAGTAATGCGCTTCCGCTGTTCCTCCAAATGACGCAGGATGCAGATGAACAAGGTAACTACCGACCGGATGCAGATTTGAATGAGAAAGTATTCGCGAATCTGATAAAAGATGTGGAAGCACATGGCAACCGTTTGACTACCGGTGATGTGGGAAACCGTTATCTGATTCAGACATTGGCGCGTAATGGGGAACATGAACTTATTTATAAAATGTTCAATCATGAAGAAGCTCCCGGATATGGTTTCCAGTTAAAATTCGGCGCTACAACTTTGACCGAGCAATGGGACCCCCGTCAAGGTTCTTCCTGGAATCACTTTATGATGGGACAGATTGATGAATGGTTCTTTAATTCACTGGTCGGTATTCGTCCTTCTACCACTCCAAAACAAGGTTATCAGAAGTTCATCATCGCTCCCCAACCTGTGGGAGATTTGAAATATGTCAAAGCGTCGTATGAAACTTTATACGGTACCATTAATGTGGACTGGACTTGTGAGAATGGGACTTTCACTTTAAACGTGTCTGTTCCGGTGAATACTACCGCTGTTGTTTATCTCCCGGGCGGAAAAGAACCGAAAGAAATACAGAGCGGAACATATCAATTGGTTTGTGCAAAATAA